A portion of the Anoxybacillus gonensis genome contains these proteins:
- the yqeK gene encoding bis(5'-nucleosyl)-tetraphosphatase (symmetrical) YqeK, producing the protein MKREEALAIVRKQLKEQRYVHTVGVMETAIELAKLYGADVQKAELAAIFHDYAKFRTKEEMKRIIVEQQMPQDLLAYSPELWHAPVGAYLVQTEVGIQDEEILQAIRYHTSGRPNMTLLEKIVYIADYIEPNRSFPGVDEVRALAREHLDHALFRALQNTIQFLMDKREPIYPDTFHTYNDIAKKLKGVSS; encoded by the coding sequence ATGAAACGTGAAGAGGCGTTAGCTATCGTGCGCAAGCAATTAAAAGAACAGCGGTACGTTCATACGGTAGGTGTGATGGAAACAGCTATTGAGTTAGCAAAATTGTACGGAGCTGATGTTCAAAAGGCGGAATTAGCTGCCATTTTTCACGATTACGCAAAATTTCGCACGAAAGAAGAAATGAAGCGCATCATTGTAGAACAACAAATGCCGCAAGACTTGTTGGCATATAGTCCGGAATTATGGCATGCGCCTGTTGGGGCATATTTAGTACAAACGGAAGTCGGCATTCAAGATGAAGAGATTTTGCAGGCGATTCGTTATCATACATCGGGGCGACCAAATATGACATTGCTTGAAAAAATTGTGTATATCGCCGATTATATTGAGCCGAATCGTTCGTTTCCGGGCGTTGATGAAGTGCGGGCGCTAGCGCGAGAACATTTAGATCATGCGCTTTTCCGTGCGCTTCAAAATACGATTCAATTTTTAATGGACAAACGCGAGCCCATTTACCCAGATACTTTTCATACGTATAATGATATAGCAAAAAAATTAAAGGGGGTTTCATCGTGA
- a CDS encoding ComE operon protein 2, which yields MKRITWDQYFMAQSHLLALRSTCTRLAVGATIVRDKRIIAGGYNGSIAGGAHCIDEGCYVIDNHCVRTIHAEMNAILQCAKFGVPTEGAEIYVTHFPCLQCCKAIIQSGIKAVYYANDYKNHPFALQLFEQAGVTVKHVPFDVESIPTFLHAKGR from the coding sequence ATGAAACGAATTACATGGGATCAATATTTTATGGCACAAAGCCATTTATTAGCGTTGCGTAGCACATGCACGAGGCTAGCGGTCGGAGCAACGATCGTGCGCGATAAACGTATCATTGCAGGGGGATACAACGGCTCAATCGCAGGTGGAGCGCATTGTATAGACGAAGGATGTTATGTCATTGACAACCATTGCGTGCGCACCATTCATGCGGAAATGAACGCCATTTTACAATGTGCCAAGTTTGGTGTGCCAACAGAAGGGGCGGAAATATACGTCACTCATTTTCCTTGTTTACAATGTTGTAAAGCGATTATTCAAAGCGGGATAAAAGCTGTTTATTATGCGAACGACTATAAAAACCATCCGTTTGCTTTGCAATTGTTTGAACAAGCAGGAGTAACGGTCAAGCACGTTCCTTTTGATGTGGAATCTATTCCGACATTTTTACACGCGAAGGGGAGATGA
- a CDS encoding YqeG family HAD IIIA-type phosphatase encodes MLKYFLPNEHAKSIFEITPEHLKQKGIKGIITDLDNTLIEWDRPLATPDVVRWFEQMKQSGIQVTVVSNNNKKRVEAFAKPLGIPFIFEARKPLTRAFQQALRDMKLKKEEVVVIGDQLLTDVFGGNRLGLHTILVVPVAQTDGFFTRINRNIERKILNMMRKKGMIHWE; translated from the coding sequence ATGTTAAAATATTTTTTGCCGAACGAACATGCGAAAAGTATTTTTGAAATTACTCCAGAACATTTAAAACAAAAAGGAATAAAAGGAATTATTACAGATTTAGATAACACGTTAATTGAATGGGATCGTCCGCTTGCGACGCCTGATGTTGTTCGTTGGTTTGAACAAATGAAACAAAGCGGCATTCAAGTCACCGTCGTATCCAATAACAATAAAAAGCGAGTGGAAGCGTTTGCTAAGCCGCTTGGCATTCCGTTTATTTTCGAAGCGCGCAAGCCGTTAACGCGAGCGTTTCAACAAGCGTTGCGCGACATGAAGTTGAAAAAAGAAGAAGTTGTCGTCATTGGCGATCAACTTCTCACCGATGTGTTTGGCGGCAATCGGCTCGGGTTACATACGATTTTAGTCGTTCCTGTTGCACAAACAGACGGTTTTTTCACTCGTATAAACCGAAACATTGAACGAAAAATCTTAAATATGATGCGAAAAAAAGGTATGATTCATTGGGAGTGA
- a CDS encoding DNA internalization-related competence protein ComEC/Rec2 gives MIVCASAYLFFLLWSNWIDRHNVTTLSGHETALFVRFVAPIHIDGDQIKTVVQWKHERLQLIYRLRTEEEKYEWDALQIGTACLVKGALEQPSLPTNPYAFNYRQYLFYHRIHWIVRPASLERCMRTHVTWVERLQIVRQQGIRYIQDHFPRDVSAFMQALIYGERSDIEPTVLSSYQKLGLIHLLAISGLHMTLLAGGCFYLFIRFGITRERATVILLCCIPLYVILSGAAPSVMRAAVMTSCFLLFSSRLRTLDALSVACLLLLLKDPYIIFHLGFQLSFLVCFALIICSSFIQHERSVIRQLFMTSFIAQMGALPLLLYHFYEVSILSIPLNVMFVPLYSFVILPLSFLAWFIHVFMPFVSPIITYVLTFVIEHANKLVTSLADSFLLTLGRPPTWLLIAYVISIALFFLSFEYKQIVFRFSFSFVIIVHFLWPFFRPSAEVVMLDVGQGDSIYIELPYRKAIYMIDTGGTMSFGDEPWRKRKQSFRIGEDVIVPFLKAKGVRALDALIVTHGDFDHIGDASDVLNAVRVRKLFVGMHKNDLLQTVMAHAINKGTHVQIVKSGDRWTVGQAQFHILSPFGNEETTNDGSIVLYAFMGGVYWLFTGDLEEKGEQQLITMYRSLPVDILKVGHHGSNTSTSEPFLQHIRPKVALISVGRRNRYGHPHREVIDRLRAYHVRTFRTDEHGAIVIRFSKRISTIQTFSP, from the coding sequence TTGATCGTTTGTGCTAGCGCATATTTGTTTTTTCTGTTATGGAGCAATTGGATCGATCGACATAACGTGACGACGCTTTCAGGACATGAAACAGCGCTGTTTGTGCGATTTGTTGCTCCGATTCATATCGATGGGGATCAAATAAAAACGGTTGTACAATGGAAGCATGAACGTCTGCAACTTATTTATCGCCTTCGTACGGAAGAAGAAAAATATGAATGGGATGCCCTTCAAATTGGTACGGCCTGTTTGGTGAAAGGAGCGCTTGAACAACCATCTTTACCGACGAATCCGTATGCTTTCAATTATCGCCAGTATTTGTTTTATCATCGCATCCATTGGATCGTTCGTCCAGCTTCACTCGAACGGTGCATGCGCACACATGTGACATGGGTGGAACGATTGCAAATCGTTCGTCAACAAGGCATTCGCTACATTCAAGATCATTTCCCTCGCGACGTTAGCGCGTTTATGCAGGCGCTAATTTACGGTGAACGAAGCGATATAGAGCCAACTGTTCTTTCGAGCTATCAAAAGTTAGGGCTTATTCATTTGCTAGCGATTTCAGGTTTGCATATGACATTGCTTGCTGGTGGTTGTTTTTATTTATTCATTCGCTTCGGGATCACACGGGAACGAGCAACCGTGATTTTATTATGTTGTATTCCTTTATACGTCATTTTATCAGGGGCTGCTCCGTCAGTAATGCGTGCAGCAGTCATGACAAGTTGTTTCCTTCTCTTTTCCTCTCGCCTTCGTACGCTTGATGCATTAAGCGTCGCTTGTCTTCTTTTACTACTAAAAGACCCGTATATCATATTTCATCTCGGTTTTCAATTATCTTTTCTCGTTTGTTTTGCGTTAATTATTTGTTCTTCGTTTATTCAACATGAACGTTCCGTCATTCGTCAGTTGTTTATGACATCGTTTATTGCACAAATGGGCGCGTTGCCGCTTTTGCTTTATCATTTTTACGAAGTTTCCATTTTATCGATTCCATTAAACGTCATGTTTGTTCCGCTTTATTCTTTTGTCATTTTGCCGCTCTCATTTCTCGCGTGGTTTATCCACGTCTTTATGCCGTTTGTTAGCCCGATCATCACATATGTATTGACGTTTGTGATTGAACATGCAAACAAGCTTGTCACTTCATTAGCAGATTCGTTTTTGCTCACCCTCGGTCGTCCGCCGACGTGGCTATTGATCGCTTATGTGATCTCGATTGCTCTCTTTTTTCTTTCGTTTGAGTATAAACAAATCGTCTTTCGCTTTTCGTTTAGTTTTGTCATCATCGTTCATTTCCTTTGGCCGTTTTTTCGTCCGAGCGCTGAAGTCGTTATGTTAGACGTTGGGCAAGGAGATAGTATATATATCGAACTGCCGTATCGAAAGGCGATTTATATGATTGATACGGGCGGAACGATGTCATTTGGCGATGAGCCGTGGAGAAAAAGGAAGCAATCGTTTCGCATCGGTGAAGATGTCATCGTTCCGTTTTTGAAAGCAAAAGGGGTTCGTGCTCTTGATGCGCTCATTGTGACACATGGTGATTTCGATCATATCGGGGATGCGAGCGATGTATTGAATGCTGTCCGTGTGCGAAAACTGTTTGTCGGTATGCACAAAAATGATTTGCTGCAAACGGTCATGGCACATGCGATCAATAAAGGGACGCATGTACAAATAGTGAAAAGCGGCGATCGTTGGACGGTTGGTCAAGCGCAATTTCACATTCTTTCTCCTTTTGGAAATGAAGAGACGACAAATGACGGTTCGATTGTGCTGTATGCGTTTATGGGAGGAGTATATTGGCTATTTACAGGTGATTTAGAAGAAAAAGGGGAACAACAACTCATCACGATGTATCGCTCATTGCCTGTTGACATATTAAAAGTCGGGCATCACGGAAGTAATACATCGACATCTGAGCCGTTTTTACAACATATTCGTCCGAAAGTGGCGCTTATTTCCGTCGGACGTCGCAATCGATACGGTCATCCGCATCGTGAAGTGATTGATCGTTTGCGCGCCTATCACGTTCGTACGTTTCGTACCGATGAACATGGTGCGATCGTCATTCGTTTTTCGAAACGGATAAGCACCATTCAAACCTTTTCGCCATAA
- the aroE gene encoding shikimate dehydrogenase — translation MKLFALIGCPVHHSLSPLMHNDAFQSLRIDAHYHAFHVEPHLLKEAVQGLKALQCAGFNVTIPHKTAVMAYMDELDETAKQMGAVNTVVNENGKWIGYNTDGEGFVRALCEQMNIELSGARILLVGAGGAARGIYFTLLKHRVSAVDVCNRTAGKAETFIEKQISSVYSLEEAEERLGEYDIIINTTSVGMYPHVDAMPISLQTLKKGTIVSDIIYNPLMTKWLQEAKEKGARVQNGVGMFVYQGALAFEKWTGIFPDTKRMEQVVMQQLGGKTC, via the coding sequence TTGAAATTATTTGCGCTAATCGGCTGTCCTGTTCATCATTCCTTATCACCGCTTATGCATAACGATGCGTTTCAATCGTTACGTATCGATGCGCATTATCATGCGTTTCATGTTGAGCCTCACCTGTTAAAAGAGGCGGTGCAAGGGTTAAAAGCATTACAATGTGCAGGGTTTAATGTGACGATTCCGCATAAAACAGCAGTGATGGCGTATATGGATGAACTTGATGAAACGGCAAAACAAATGGGAGCCGTCAATACAGTCGTCAATGAAAATGGGAAGTGGATTGGTTATAATACAGATGGTGAAGGGTTTGTCCGAGCGTTATGTGAGCAAATGAACATTGAATTGTCCGGTGCGCGCATTTTGCTTGTCGGCGCAGGCGGGGCGGCGCGCGGCATTTATTTTACTCTTTTGAAACATCGTGTGTCTGCCGTTGATGTATGTAATCGCACGGCAGGAAAGGCAGAGACGTTTATTGAAAAACAAATATCTTCTGTTTACTCGCTTGAGGAAGCAGAGGAACGTTTAGGGGAGTATGATATCATTATTAATACAACGTCTGTCGGCATGTATCCACATGTCGATGCGATGCCTATTTCTCTTCAAACGTTAAAAAAGGGGACGATCGTCAGCGATATTATTTATAATCCGCTGATGACAAAATGGCTGCAAGAAGCAAAAGAGAAGGGTGCGCGCGTGCAAAACGGCGTCGGTATGTTCGTTTATCAAGGTGCCCTAGCGTTTGAAAAATGGACAGGAATTTTTCCAGATACAAAACGAATGGAACAAGTTGTGATGCAACAGTTAGGAGGAAAAACATGTTAA
- the comER gene encoding late competence protein ComER: MNIGFIGTGNMGTILIESFINGNAVKQEQLFITNRTLEKAYSIQQRYPNVHVIQTNEEIAKHATIIFICTKPLHMPAVLKQLRPHLTDHHCIVSITSPISVQQLESLVPCSVARVIPSITNRALAGSSLITVSERCTKEERATIERLFRCISRPIYIDEPITRIASDLTSCGPAFFSYLIQKFIDAAVQQTAITNEQATMLATEMMIGLGALLEKQLYTLPTLQEKVCVKGGITGAGIDVLEKEVGDLFVHIFQKTHEKFDEEKEKVRQQIDHIRDE; encoded by the coding sequence TTGAATATAGGGTTTATCGGAACAGGAAACATGGGAACAATTTTAATTGAATCGTTTATTAACGGCAATGCTGTGAAGCAAGAACAACTATTCATTACGAATCGAACGCTTGAAAAAGCGTACAGTATACAACAACGTTATCCAAACGTTCATGTCATACAAACGAACGAAGAAATAGCAAAACATGCAACGATTATTTTCATTTGCACAAAGCCGCTACATATGCCAGCCGTTTTAAAACAATTACGGCCACATTTGACCGACCATCATTGCATCGTGTCAATTACGAGCCCGATTTCCGTTCAACAGCTCGAATCGCTCGTACCGTGTAGCGTTGCTCGCGTCATTCCAAGCATTACGAATCGGGCACTTGCGGGAAGCTCTCTCATTACCGTAAGCGAGCGTTGTACAAAAGAAGAGAGAGCGACAATTGAACGGCTATTCCGTTGCATTTCTCGTCCAATATACATAGACGAGCCTATTACGCGCATCGCTTCTGATTTAACGAGCTGTGGACCAGCCTTTTTCAGCTACTTAATTCAAAAATTTATTGATGCAGCCGTTCAACAAACAGCCATTACAAACGAACAAGCAACGATGTTAGCGACAGAAATGATGATCGGACTAGGTGCTTTGCTTGAGAAACAATTGTATACGTTACCGACATTACAGGAGAAAGTATGTGTCAAAGGTGGCATTACAGGAGCTGGCATTGACGTGTTAGAAAAAGAAGTCGGGGACTTGTTCGTTCATATTTTTCAAAAAACGCATGAAAAATTTGACGAAGAAAAAGAAAAGGTGCGCCAACAAATTGATCATATTCGCGATGAATAA
- a CDS encoding helix-hairpin-helix domain-containing protein codes for MKWIKTYERWIYIGALVIGVIIWVTQQDETTIQPLPFEQNEQQVEQQAEKQEEETSVFVDVKGAVKRAGVYEVAATSRIRDVIEMAGGLTEEADETKINLAMKVHDEMVIYVPKKGEEISELADMHTIDQSNGKVNINTATAEQLQTLQGIGPAKASAIIAYREEHGPFQKAEDLLNVSGIGEKSFEKIKEQIVVR; via the coding sequence ATGAAGTGGATAAAAACGTATGAGCGTTGGATATATATTGGGGCACTTGTCATTGGAGTGATCATTTGGGTGACGCAACAAGACGAAACGACGATACAACCGTTGCCTTTCGAACAAAATGAACAACAAGTAGAACAACAAGCGGAGAAACAAGAAGAGGAAACGTCTGTTTTTGTCGATGTAAAAGGAGCGGTTAAACGAGCCGGAGTATATGAAGTCGCAGCAACAAGCCGCATTCGAGATGTGATTGAAATGGCAGGAGGATTAACAGAAGAAGCGGATGAAACGAAAATCAATTTGGCGATGAAAGTGCATGATGAAATGGTCATTTACGTGCCAAAAAAAGGCGAAGAAATAAGCGAACTAGCGGACATGCATACGATAGATCAATCAAACGGAAAAGTAAACATTAATACAGCCACAGCAGAGCAATTGCAAACGCTGCAAGGCATCGGTCCGGCAAAAGCATCTGCCATTATTGCATATCGCGAAGAGCACGGACCGTTTCAAAAAGCGGAAGATTTGTTGAATGTGAGCGGAATCGGGGAAAAATCGTTTGAGAAAATAAAAGAACAAATTGTCGTGCGTTAA
- a CDS encoding sporulation histidine kinase inhibitor Sda, translating into MKCLPDDLLIESYYKAKELQLSKEFIQLIEREIFRRRLDHKIKQSS; encoded by the coding sequence ATGAAATGTTTGCCTGACGACTTGTTAATTGAGTCATACTACAAAGCAAAAGAATTACAATTAAGCAAAGAATTTATTCAACTCATTGAAAGAGAAATTTTCCGTCGCCGTCTTGACCATAAAATTAAACAGTCTTCGTAA
- a CDS encoding YqzM family protein: protein MNEFEKNVQCTRNDAVDSAVGFIVSFGFFATMFIIATLVKFFGA from the coding sequence ATGAACGAATTTGAAAAAAACGTTCAATGTACGCGCAACGATGCCGTTGACTCGGCTGTTGGCTTCATCGTATCATTCGGCTTTTTCGCCACTATGTTCATTATTGCTACACTTGTAAAATTTTTTGGTGCATAA
- a CDS encoding phosphatidylserine decarboxylase, giving the protein MVKWLYRLFIELTNHPLTSKWLASFTRSKWSRWVIPSYAKVYKVDEEEMEKKLHEYETLQQLFVRSLKKGLRPIDEHPDSVVSPVDAVIEDVGIITDKKEIIVKGKTYSIREMLGDDRIAEKYLHGTFIILYLSPSHYHRIHSPICGEVVKQWELGGKSYPVNRLGLKYGKDPLSKNYRRITELCTNGMHTAIVKVGAMFVNSIELTHEHNYVNKGEEIGYFSFGSTVVLLFEKGAFTLDEQIIPPLEVKMGQRLGFFAQKKKSQ; this is encoded by the coding sequence TTGGTCAAATGGCTATATCGCCTGTTTATTGAATTAACAAATCATCCTTTGACATCGAAGTGGCTTGCTTCGTTTACGCGCTCAAAATGGAGTCGGTGGGTTATTCCATCTTATGCGAAAGTATATAAAGTAGATGAAGAAGAAATGGAAAAAAAGTTGCACGAATATGAAACGCTTCAACAATTGTTCGTCCGATCGCTAAAAAAAGGACTTCGTCCGATCGATGAACACCCAGATAGTGTCGTAAGCCCTGTCGATGCCGTTATTGAAGATGTCGGCATCATTACAGACAAAAAAGAAATCATCGTGAAAGGAAAAACGTACTCCATTCGTGAGATGCTTGGCGATGATCGGATCGCTGAAAAGTATTTGCATGGAACGTTTATTATTTTGTATTTAAGTCCGAGCCATTATCATCGTATTCATAGCCCAATATGTGGGGAAGTTGTGAAGCAGTGGGAGCTCGGTGGCAAGTCATACCCTGTCAACCGTCTCGGATTGAAATATGGCAAAGATCCACTTTCTAAAAATTACAGAAGAATTACTGAACTGTGTACAAATGGTATGCATACAGCCATTGTGAAAGTCGGAGCGATGTTTGTCAACAGCATTGAATTAACACATGAACACAACTATGTGAACAAAGGCGAAGAAATCGGATATTTTTCGTTCGGTTCAACAGTAGTGTTATTGTTTGAAAAGGGCGCCTTTACGTTAGATGAACAAATTATTCCGCCGCTTGAAGTAAAAATGGGGCAACGTCTTGGATTTTTTGCGCAAAAGAAAAAGAGCCAGTAA
- a CDS encoding nicotinate-nucleotide adenylyltransferase, with translation MKKVGILGGTFDPPHYGHLLIADDVRTELKLDEIWFMPNYIPPHKDKKVTDHVHRVNMLRMAIANDPHFRVETIELERKERSYTYDTIVLLKKRHPHTTFYFIIGGDMVEYLPHWYRIDELVQLIQFVGVKRPGYSLCTPYPIIEVDVPTFAVSSSLIRERIQNGKSVTYLLPEAVQLYIKENRLYET, from the coding sequence GTGAAAAAAGTAGGCATTTTAGGTGGGACGTTTGATCCGCCTCATTATGGGCATTTATTAATTGCGGATGATGTACGAACGGAATTAAAGCTCGATGAAATATGGTTTATGCCAAACTACATTCCGCCGCATAAAGATAAAAAGGTGACTGATCATGTGCATCGCGTCAATATGTTGCGTATGGCGATTGCCAATGACCCACATTTTCGCGTTGAAACGATTGAATTAGAACGGAAAGAGCGATCGTATACGTACGACACGATCGTTTTGTTAAAAAAAAGACATCCGCATACGACATTTTACTTCATTATTGGCGGAGATATGGTCGAATATTTGCCGCATTGGTATCGCATTGATGAGCTCGTTCAACTCATTCAATTTGTCGGCGTGAAACGTCCGGGCTATTCGCTTTGTACGCCGTATCCGATTATCGAAGTGGACGTGCCGACGTTTGCGGTTTCTTCTTCGCTCATTCGCGAACGTATCCAAAACGGAAAAAGCGTGACATATTTGTTGCCAGAAGCGGTTCAATTATATATAAAGGAGAATCGATTGTATGAAACGTGA
- a CDS encoding class I SAM-dependent DNA methyltransferase — protein sequence MTYERFASWYDQLMSDAPYDAWCALVERAVSSYRTGKRILDLGCGTGELALRLAEKGFDVTGVDLSEQMLAIAQMKAQERGVNLSFFQQDMRDFGPFEPFDTIVIFCDSLNYLLQEEDVIATFSRVYDQLKPDGLFLFDVHSLFKMENVFLHHGTFASNDDQVSYIWNCYPGSWPHSVEHELTFFVRLEEGVYERVDEMHVQRTYDVERYVTWLKQAGFRLLHVWADFTEQQPTNESERIFFIAQK from the coding sequence ATGACGTACGAACGGTTTGCGAGTTGGTATGATCAATTAATGAGCGATGCCCCATACGATGCATGGTGTGCTCTCGTCGAACGGGCGGTGTCATCTTACCGAACGGGAAAGCGAATTCTTGATCTCGGATGCGGTACGGGGGAACTCGCCCTTCGCTTAGCTGAAAAAGGATTTGATGTGACAGGTGTTGATTTATCGGAACAAATGTTGGCGATTGCGCAAATGAAAGCGCAAGAACGTGGAGTTAATCTTTCATTTTTTCAGCAAGATATGCGCGACTTTGGTCCGTTTGAGCCGTTTGATACGATCGTCATTTTTTGCGATTCACTCAATTATTTGTTGCAAGAAGAAGATGTGATCGCTACGTTTTCGCGCGTATACGATCAATTGAAGCCAGATGGGTTGTTTTTATTTGACGTTCATTCTTTATTTAAAATGGAAAACGTCTTTTTACACCATGGGACGTTTGCGAGTAATGATGACCAAGTAAGCTATATATGGAACTGTTATCCGGGCTCGTGGCCGCATAGCGTCGAACATGAATTGACGTTTTTTGTTCGATTAGAAGAAGGGGTATATGAGCGAGTTGACGAAATGCATGTGCAGCGAACGTACGATGTTGAACGATACGTGACGTGGTTAAAACAGGCTGGTTTTCGCTTGTTGCACGTATGGGCGGATTTTACAGAACAACAGCCGACAAATGAAAGCGAGCGCATTTTTTTCATTGCGCAAAAATAA
- the rsfS gene encoding ribosome silencing factor produces the protein MTERDILRIAVKAADEKKAENIVALNMKGISLVADYFMICHGNSDKQVQAIAREIKEKAEEHDVVVKRVEGFDEARWILVDLGDVVVHVFHKEDREYYNLERLWGDAPLEQIESDLGA, from the coding sequence GTGACAGAACGAGACATTTTACGCATCGCAGTAAAAGCAGCAGATGAAAAAAAGGCAGAAAACATTGTAGCATTAAATATGAAGGGCATTTCGCTCGTTGCTGATTATTTTATGATTTGTCACGGCAATTCGGATAAACAAGTACAGGCGATTGCGCGTGAAATTAAAGAAAAAGCGGAAGAACACGACGTTGTCGTCAAACGTGTTGAAGGATTTGACGAAGCGCGTTGGATTTTAGTGGATTTAGGAGATGTCGTCGTCCATGTGTTTCATAAAGAAGACCGCGAATATTATAATCTCGAACGGTTATGGGGCGATGCGCCGCTTGAACAAATTGAGAGTGATCTTGGGGCATGA
- the yhbY gene encoding ribosome assembly RNA-binding protein YhbY: MLTGKQKRFLRSLAHHLTPIFQVGKGGVNDNMIKQIADALEARELIKVSVLKNCEEEKEVIAEQLASGAGAEVVQLIGHTIVLYKESRERKQIVLPK, translated from the coding sequence ATGTTAACAGGAAAACAAAAACGATTTTTACGTTCTTTAGCTCATCATTTAACGCCGATTTTTCAAGTCGGAAAAGGCGGCGTGAACGACAATATGATTAAACAAATTGCCGATGCGCTTGAAGCGAGAGAGCTGATTAAAGTGAGCGTATTAAAAAACTGCGAAGAAGAAAAAGAAGTGATTGCCGAGCAGCTAGCGAGCGGAGCAGGGGCGGAAGTCGTCCAACTGATCGGTCATACGATTGTATTATACAAAGAGTCTCGTGAACGAAAGCAAATTGTGTTACCAAAATAG
- the yqeH gene encoding ribosome biogenesis GTPase YqeH, which yields MSEQMICIGCGVTIQTEDETKIGYAPPSALEKDPVICQRCFRLKHYNEVQDVSLTDDDFLNILHGIGQADGLVVKIVDIFDFNGSWLPGLHRFVGKKDVLLVGNKVDLLPKSVKHEKVTRWMKQSARELGLQPRDVFLVSANKGYGMKEVMAAIDEYRNGKDVYVVGCTNVGKSTFINRIIKEATGKGNVITTSYFPGTTLDMIEIPLDDGSALYDTPGIINHHQMAHFVDKKDLKVITPKKEIKPKVYQLNEQQTLFFGGLARLDYVSGGRRPFVCYMSNELFIHRTKREHADELYEKHLGELLQPPRKSYCEQLPPLVAHHFTLKEPKTDIVFSGLGWVTCHEPGAHVVAYAPKGVGVMLRRSLI from the coding sequence ATGAGTGAACAAATGATTTGTATTGGATGTGGAGTAACGATTCAAACGGAAGATGAAACGAAAATCGGATATGCGCCCCCTTCAGCGCTAGAGAAAGATCCGGTGATTTGTCAGCGCTGTTTCCGATTAAAACATTACAACGAAGTGCAGGACGTCTCGTTAACGGATGACGACTTTTTAAACATTTTGCACGGCATCGGACAAGCAGACGGATTAGTCGTGAAAATTGTTGATATTTTTGATTTTAACGGTAGCTGGCTGCCGGGACTACATCGATTTGTCGGGAAAAAAGATGTGCTGCTTGTCGGCAACAAAGTCGATTTATTGCCGAAATCCGTCAAACATGAAAAAGTGACGCGCTGGATGAAACAATCGGCTCGCGAACTCGGCTTACAGCCACGCGACGTCTTTTTAGTGAGCGCCAATAAAGGCTACGGAATGAAAGAAGTGATGGCTGCGATTGATGAATATCGAAACGGAAAAGACGTGTATGTCGTCGGTTGCACGAACGTTGGAAAATCAACGTTTATTAATCGCATCATTAAAGAAGCGACAGGAAAAGGAAATGTCATTACGACATCGTATTTCCCGGGAACGACGCTCGATATGATTGAAATACCGCTTGATGACGGCTCGGCTCTTTATGATACGCCGGGAATTATTAACCATCATCAAATGGCGCATTTCGTCGATAAAAAAGATTTAAAAGTCATTACGCCAAAGAAAGAAATTAAACCGAAAGTGTATCAATTAAATGAACAACAAACGTTATTTTTCGGAGGGCTAGCTCGGTTAGATTACGTAAGCGGTGGAAGACGTCCATTTGTATGTTATATGTCAAATGAATTGTTTATTCATCGAACGAAGCGTGAACATGCGGATGAGTTGTATGAGAAACATCTTGGGGAGTTGTTGCAGCCGCCGCGCAAAAGCTATTGCGAGCAATTGCCGCCGCTCGTTGCCCACCATTTCACATTAAAAGAACCGAAAACAGATATTGTTTTTTCAGGGCTCGGTTGGGTGACATGTCATGAACCTGGCGCTCATGTCGTTGCATATGCGCCAAAAGGCGTCGGTGTGATGTTGCGCAGATCGCTCATTTAA